From Bacillus basilensis, a single genomic window includes:
- a CDS encoding Rrf2 family transcriptional regulator, whose amino-acid sequence MNSEFMIAVHCLVYLNHVPGNMANSEQLADNICANAARIRKVMRMLKKNGLISTKEGINGGYIFKHNPKDVTLGDIYELTSTNSLSSNWRSGDIDKDCTISSGIGDVMTDIFIEGDKHYKLFLDQLSIQDVIDKLFK is encoded by the coding sequence TTGAATAGTGAATTTATGATTGCTGTGCATTGTTTAGTTTATCTGAATCATGTACCTGGAAATATGGCGAATAGTGAACAATTAGCTGATAACATTTGTGCCAATGCAGCAAGAATTCGCAAAGTCATGCGAATGTTAAAAAAGAATGGTTTAATTTCTACAAAAGAAGGAATTAACGGTGGTTATATTTTCAAGCACAATCCTAAAGATGTTACGCTTGGAGACATTTATGAACTAACTTCAACTAATTCTTTATCTTCTAATTGGAGATCTGGTGATATAGATAAAGACTGTACAATTTCTTCGGGAATAGGCGATGTAATGACTGACATATTCATCGAGGGCGATAAACATTATAAATTATTTTTAGATCAACTAAGTATACAAGATGTTATAGATAAATTATTTAAATAA
- a CDS encoding GNAT family N-acetyltransferase, with product MGDMCEELDLKTDRLILTKIQYSHVDDLFEVYSNPEAAIYVPREVHKMKEETHSLIENMLATIREGKALIWSIMLKDTQKVIGTCRIWLMPHNSASIGAVISPAYWGKGLIVEALEELIEIGFQELNINRMEGRCDAENIASERVMQKLKMVYEGILRQSVKMDNTYRDAKVYSLLKEEYNGLKNRA from the coding sequence ATGGGAGATATGTGTGAGGAACTGGATTTAAAAACAGATAGATTAATATTAACGAAGATACAGTATTCGCATGTAGATGATTTGTTTGAAGTGTATTCGAATCCAGAAGCAGCTATATATGTACCCCGGGAAGTACATAAAATGAAAGAGGAAACGCATAGTTTAATAGAAAATATGCTTGCAACGATACGAGAAGGTAAAGCTCTTATATGGTCTATTATGCTGAAGGATACTCAAAAAGTGATTGGGACATGTCGAATATGGCTCATGCCACATAATAGTGCATCGATTGGAGCTGTAATTAGCCCAGCGTATTGGGGGAAAGGACTTATTGTGGAAGCTTTAGAAGAACTCATTGAAATAGGCTTTCAGGAGCTGAATATAAACCGTATGGAAGGAAGATGTGACGCAGAGAATATAGCTTCTGAACGTGTGATGCAAAAATTGAAAATGGTATATGAAGGCATATTGAGACAAAGTGTAAAAATGGATAATACGTATAGGGATGCTAAAGTGTATTCACTTTTAAAAGAGGAATATAATGGCTTAAAAAACCGAGCTTAA
- a CDS encoding lipase family protein — protein MRTPLSFDKDTAILLASCCELTYEQYKQNGIFEIPDGFQYVQGFQGKTIQTTDWFGFILESEDTIIIAFRGTQTDTDWIIDSLVNQKPYPYALNSGNVHNGFLSIYESCRDSIMDMLVSLPAHKKLLATGHSLGGALATLHILDARINTAFAQYGLYTFASPKVGDIAFRNYYKLQVASSFRFVNLFDVVPLLPPRNVHFNEQDWEYAHVHHNMTFTKNTKSITNNHSITTYKTCLTSHF, from the coding sequence ATGCGTACTCCTTTATCTTTTGATAAAGATACTGCCATATTGTTAGCTTCTTGTTGTGAGTTAACGTATGAACAATATAAACAAAATGGGATTTTCGAAATACCAGATGGTTTTCAATATGTACAAGGCTTTCAAGGAAAAACAATTCAAACGACGGATTGGTTTGGATTCATACTAGAATCTGAGGATACGATTATTATAGCTTTTCGGGGTACACAAACAGATACAGACTGGATTATCGATTCACTCGTCAACCAAAAGCCATATCCATATGCTTTAAACAGCGGAAATGTCCATAACGGATTTCTTTCTATTTATGAATCTTGCCGAGATTCTATTATGGATATGCTCGTATCATTACCGGCCCATAAGAAACTTCTTGCAACTGGTCATAGCTTAGGCGGCGCACTCGCTACGCTACATATACTAGATGCGCGTATCAACACCGCCTTCGCACAGTACGGTCTGTATACATTTGCCTCTCCAAAAGTTGGCGATATTGCATTTCGCAATTATTATAAACTACAAGTAGCTAGTAGCTTTCGCTTTGTTAATTTATTTGATGTCGTTCCTCTTCTCCCTCCGCGCAATGTCCATTTTAATGAACAAGACTGGGAATATGCACACGTTCATCACAACATGACTTTTACAAAAAACACAAAGTCTATTACAAATAATCATTCCATTACAACATACAAAACATGTCTGACTTCTCATTTTTAA
- the cspD gene encoding cold-shock protein CspD has product MQTGKVKWFNGEKGFGFIEVEGGDDVFVHFSAIQGDGFKTLEEGQEVSFEIVEGNRGPQAANVTKN; this is encoded by the coding sequence ATGCAAACAGGTAAAGTTAAATGGTTTAACGGCGAAAAAGGTTTCGGTTTCATCGAAGTTGAAGGTGGAGACGATGTATTCGTTCACTTCTCAGCTATCCAAGGTGACGGATTCAAAACTTTAGAAGAAGGTCAAGAAGTTTCTTTCGAAATCGTTGAAGGTAACCGTGGACCACAAGCTGCTAACGTTACAAAAAACTAA
- a CDS encoding carboxymuconolactone decarboxylase family protein — MSNNLYQKENLRHLSKLSTLAPEQAQAFQKFSRQVMTEGALSKKEKEIIAVAVAHATECPYCIDAHTVSAKRAGASLEELTEAIFVVASVEAGGAITHSTHMQNALDSSADDVLYRRSNLQKVANLKQFAPEGFSAFMEFNMAATKEGTLSKKLKELIAIAIAHTTECPYCIDVHTKSAAKAGATKEEIAEAILVAAALRAGGAYAHMANMIESYQK, encoded by the coding sequence ATGTCTAACAATTTATATCAAAAAGAAAATTTACGTCATTTATCAAAATTATCTACACTGGCACCCGAACAAGCTCAAGCATTTCAAAAGTTTAGTAGACAAGTTATGACTGAAGGTGCTTTATCGAAGAAAGAAAAAGAAATCATTGCCGTTGCAGTAGCACATGCAACAGAATGTCCATATTGTATTGATGCACATACAGTAAGTGCAAAACGTGCTGGTGCATCTCTTGAAGAACTAACAGAAGCCATCTTTGTAGTCGCTTCTGTTGAAGCTGGTGGCGCAATCACACATAGTACACATATGCAAAATGCCTTAGATTCTAGTGCCGACGATGTACTATATCGCCGATCAAATTTACAAAAAGTAGCAAACCTAAAACAATTTGCACCTGAAGGCTTCTCAGCATTTATGGAGTTTAACATGGCTGCAACGAAAGAAGGAACTCTAAGCAAAAAACTAAAAGAATTAATTGCTATCGCTATCGCACACACAACAGAATGCCCATATTGTATCGATGTGCATACAAAATCTGCAGCAAAAGCCGGAGCAACAAAAGAAGAAATTGCAGAAGCTATTTTAGTTGCAGCTGCTTTACGAGCAGGCGGTGCTTACGCTCATATGGCTAACATGATTGAAAGCTATCAAAAATAG
- a CDS encoding TIGR00266 family protein encodes MKAHEIEYKLYGDDMQFVEIELDPEESVIAEAGAMMMMEDYIEMETIFGDGSGPSGGLFGKLMGAGKRLVTGESMFMTVFTNTGHGKRHVSFAAPYPGKIVPVDLTEYQGKVVCQKDAFLCAAKGVSIGIEFTKKIGTGFFGGEGFIMQKLEGDGLAFMHAGGTVYKRELKPGEKLRIDTGCLVAMTKDVNYDVEFVGKVKTALFGGEGLFFATLEGPGTVWIQSLTLSRLAARLTSPAAQGSGEGSVLGGLGRLLDGKE; translated from the coding sequence ATGAAGGCACATGAAATCGAATATAAGCTATACGGCGATGATATGCAGTTCGTTGAAATTGAATTAGATCCAGAAGAAAGCGTTATCGCTGAAGCTGGTGCAATGATGATGATGGAAGATTACATCGAAATGGAAACAATCTTCGGTGATGGTTCTGGCCCATCTGGAGGTTTATTCGGAAAATTAATGGGCGCTGGTAAGCGTCTCGTTACAGGTGAAAGCATGTTTATGACTGTATTTACAAATACAGGTCACGGCAAGCGCCACGTATCCTTTGCTGCTCCTTATCCGGGTAAAATCGTCCCTGTAGATTTAACAGAATATCAAGGCAAAGTAGTTTGCCAAAAAGATGCATTTCTTTGTGCGGCAAAAGGCGTTTCTATCGGAATCGAGTTTACAAAAAAAATCGGAACTGGTTTCTTCGGCGGTGAAGGTTTCATCATGCAAAAACTCGAAGGTGATGGACTTGCTTTTATGCATGCAGGCGGGACCGTATATAAGCGTGAATTAAAACCTGGCGAAAAGCTTCGCATTGATACAGGTTGTCTCGTTGCCATGACAAAAGACGTTAACTACGATGTCGAGTTCGTTGGAAAAGTAAAAACAGCTCTATTTGGCGGCGAAGGTTTATTCTTCGCCACGTTAGAAGGCCCTGGAACAGTTTGGATTCAGTCCTTAACACTTAGCCGCTTAGCAGCACGCCTGACAAGCCCAGCTGCTCAAGGCAGTGGTGAAGGTAGCGTTTTAGGTGGACTTGGTCGGTTATTAGATGGCAAAGAGTAA